A stretch of DNA from Candidatus Latescibacter sp.:
TCAATTTCCAGGAATTTCTTTACTGTCCATAGGTGTTAATAACACGTTTTGACTTAGACAAGTATGCTGTCCAAATGCCAGCAGTAATAACCGAGGTAAAAAGACCTCCCACGAAGTCTGGGTTCATTACACCCAGGATTGCCTTAGGTATCATAAAACCCATCAAAATCGTTGCAATAGGGCCTGACACCCAAAGGATTACTTTTGCCCGAGTTACAACCGACCGATCTTTACCTTGAGCCAATCCAAGGCCACCGTAAATGCTAAGAGCAGCGAACAAGAGAAAAGTTACCCACACGATAAGCTTAAAGTTTCCCCATGCTTGATATATTGATTCAGATGTACTTGTTTTTGATTTCTCTGCCTTTGTTATTTTTTCTTTCGATTCTATTGATTTCGGCTGCGTCGGTTCTTCATCCGCAGGGACGACAAAACCCCATTTCAATTTTTGCATAGTACCATAATTGTCGGCGCTTTGCAAATTCTGATTATTTATCTGTGCCTGTCGGCTTTTTTCGTAAGCAATTACATCATCTGCGGTGAAATGTGGAGTGATTGTCTTATTTATTTGTGGAACTTTAGGCATAGATATAGGTTGTATGTTTTGACTTTTCTCATAAGCAATAATATCATCCACAGTAGCCCGTTCGCTCTGTTTTTGCCATGCTGGTTCAACATTGCCTTCTTTAGGGGCAACAGAAGTATTGGATAGTAAGACCTTCAATCCTGGATATTGATTTTCTATAATTATTATATTCCTACTAATACTTCCAGCCCCTAAAATCGGCCCGATTACAATCATACCTGCTATAAGAAATAAGAGAAATCCGCCGACTCCGGAAGGCCCTTGCTTATAAAGTTTTTGAGGTTGCTCTTTTGAATTTTTGGAGAGAAATAACGCAAGACCACCCACTAATAGAACTCCTACCCATTGAATTAGGAGCATTGAAACATTAACGGTCGCCCTCCCTCCGGGAGGATCAATAATCCATCCATAACCTTTATTTATTGAAATACCATTATTGTTGACCAAATGAAACGGCGGATACATTAGCATCACAATTATCAAAACTATCATGGAAACGATTATGAGCTTCTGGTTCTGATTAAAGTTCATGATCTTTCTCCTTGAAAGCAATAATTAGCTACTTTTTGAAAGGATTATTTTATAGTTTGTCAATCAAATCAGGAATCTCATCTATATATTTCTTTCTTGAAAATCTTTTAAAATAACGTATAATAAATGGTGTACTCATAACATATTTTGTATCCATCTTATACTTAAACATATCTAAAATCACATCCTTTACTTCATTGAATGCATTTGGCTGTTCATATTGGTCAATCTCTTTCATTGCATCTATCATTTTTTTTATTGTTTCAAAATCAGTTGATATTTCTGCTGTCAATTTCGCCCATATTTCTACATTTTGCAGTAGATCATTCGACTTTGAATTATCAAAATTTCCCTTTCCATATTTTTCAAAAAGTAAATACTCTTTACGTTGCATAGTATAACATATTAATTCACTTTGCCTATAAAAAACATTTGCTATCGTGTTTGATAATTCTTTCGGATATCGTTGCATCTGAGTCTTATAAGGCTCCCAAAAAGATCGACAAAATTCAATTACATTACGATCAATTATCTGTGCCATCACATTTTCTCATTACTTTTATTGTTTATCGTCTTAAGAATTATTCTTCATGCGTTGCCCAGTAGCTATTATTGTGTTCTTTGGATTTTTTTGTACAAAGGCTCTTATTTCACTAATTACATGTTCTACATACTCTTCATTAATTTGGAAGGCCTTTATTAAGGCAGGGGTATCCTGGGCGCATATCTCGCGCTTGGATAGCAAAACGGATAGTTTCATATCAAGGGTATCTTTTGTCTCGCGTTTGACGACATATATAATGAAGGAAACTAACGAATCTGTTGGTGCTTTATCGTCTAAATCATTCTTAACGCCAGTTGAAGCAAGAACCATCAGTCGGTGAGAATTGAGCATATCGAGAATATCTGAAGAGTTCTTACCTTGTTTTAGAAAGATATCATACTGTTCTGTTATATTCATTATCGTGGCAGGGATGGTAGTGAGGAGTTCATTAAGATTAAAAGTGTCCAGCATATCTCGGTTTCCGTATTTGTACAAGTAAGGCTTCACCATATCCCAAAACATTCTTCGAAGGAAATCTTCAAGTGACTCTTGATTAATGCCTGTTAGTCTGTCAAAAAATTTCATGTCCATGCTCCTCTCTTCAAATAACTATGCGTGATTGGCTCCCGTTGCACAAAACCAAATAACCAGACATGCTCCGATACAAAATACAGCCAGCAGACGATTGGTGAATTGAGTGCGGACTACTTTTCTCTCCAATTCCTCT
This window harbors:
- a CDS encoding DUF2569 family protein, translating into MNFNQNQKLIIVSMIVLIIVMLMYPPFHLVNNNGISINKGYGWIIDPPGGRATVNVSMLLIQWVGVLLVGGLALFLSKNSKEQPQKLYKQGPSGVGGFLLFLIAGMIVIGPILGAGSISRNIIIIENQYPGLKVLLSNTSVAPKEGNVEPAWQKQSERATVDDIIAYEKSQNIQPISMPKVPQINKTITPHFTADDVIAYEKSRQAQINNQNLQSADNYGTMQKLKWGFVVPADEEPTQPKSIESKEKITKAEKSKTSTSESIYQAWGNFKLIVWVTFLLFAALSIYGGLGLAQGKDRSVVTRAKVILWVSGPIATILMGFMIPKAILGVMNPDFVGGLFTSVITAGIWTAYLSKSKRVINTYGQ